A genomic stretch from Megachile rotundata isolate GNS110a chromosome 1, iyMegRotu1, whole genome shotgun sequence includes:
- the LOC100881701 gene encoding uncharacterized protein LOC100881701 isoform X2 — protein MLGRLRAAFFSLVIATSLLQCTQQQGSRQNREVVLNISDDQKTQYLNQDFYSNAYNYGYEISPSGQFHHEVRGPDDITYGCYGYIDPYGKLKTTFYISDGWGYRVVQPGNAVELFHHEHEHHHDDSNHEDHGDHDHHDHHGVITEWRDLFFPEICRHFDGTGSGPVKPPGGPGTDGSSIGATPVRPGQPQYPQPPDYPAQPGYPGYPGTPGIPGTPGTPGAPAKPGTPPQPAYPGTPGTPGIPGIPGTPGTPGTSPQPGYPGTPGTPGHPGTPGTPGTPGNPPQPGHPGTPGIPGIPGTPGTPPQPGHPGTPGHPGTPGTPGTPGTPGFPPTPGHPGTPGTSGTPGIPGFPPKPGRPGTPGHPGTPGTPGTPETPGIPPRPGHPGTPGTPGTPGTPGFPPTPGHPGTPGTPGTPGTPGFPPTPGHPGTPGTPGTPGTPGLPPTPGHPGTPGTPGTPGVPGTPGIPPRPGHPGTPGTPGTPGTPGFPPTPGHPGTPGTPGTPGTPGRPGIPPRPGHPGTPGTPGTPGTPGFPPTPGHPGTPGTPGTPGTPGIPPTPGHPGTPGTPGTPGAPGTSGIPPRPGHPGTPGTPGTPGTPGFPPTPGQPGTPGTPGTPGTPGFPPTPGHPGTPGTPGTPGTPGLPPTPGHPGASGTPGTPGAPGTPGIPPRPGHPGTPGTPGTPGTPGIPSRPGHPGTPGSPGFPPKPGHPGTPGTPGTPGTPGIPSRPGHPGTPGIPGTPGYPPTPGHPGTPPQPGHPGTPGHPGTPGTPGTPGTPGFPPTPGHPGTPGIPGTPSYPPTPGHPGTPPQPGHPGTPGHPGTPGTPGTPGTPGFPPTPGHPGTPGIPGTPGYPPTPGHPGTPPQPGHPGTPGHPGTPGTPGTPGTPGFPPTPGHPGTPGIPGTPGYPPTPGHPGTPPQPGHPGTPGHPGTPGTPGTPGTPGFPPKPGHPGTPGHPGTPGTPGFPPQPGHPGTPGRPPQPGHPGIPGTPGTPGTPPQPGHPGTPGIPPQPGHPGTPPQPGHPGIPGTPGYPGYPGTPGAPGTPPQPGHPGTPDTPGIPPRPGYPGFPGTPGTPGTPGIPGTPGIPPRPGHPGMPGTPGTPGTPGTPGIPGTPGIPPRPVHPGIPGTPGTPGIPGTPGTPGIPPRPGHPGKPGKPPHPAHPGIPGTPGIPGTPGTPGFPPQPGHPGIPGSPGYPGYPGTPGTPGAPPQPGHPGTPGTPPYPGHPGTPGVPPQPGYPGTSPQPGHPGIPGTPGTPGIPGTPGTPPQPGHPGTPGIPGHPGYPGYPGAPGAPPQPGFPGTDGIPGTPGHPGAPSQPGYPGHPAYPGSPEGPGTPGTPSQPGYPGYPGYPGTPGTPGVPGKPGRPGKPGKPGKPGKPGHPGTVHPTPPYPGEGSTETVPGSPSYPPYPGSPAEPVTPSYPPYPGHPGPVGPPASPGTPGIPGHPGRPGKPGKPGHPSHPEYPGSPGIPGTPGYPGSPGVPGSPGIPGKPGKPGKPGKPGTPPVPSHPGHPGFPGHPGTPGTPGTPPTPPHPGTPGTPGIPGIPGTPGTPGTPPIPPYPGTPGTPGIPGHPGTPGTPGTPPVPPYPGTPGHPGIPGHPGTPGTPGTPPIPPPPGTPGTPGIPGIPGTPGTPGTPPIPPYPGTPGTPGTPGHPGTPGIPGTPPIPPYPGTPGHPGTPGTPGTPPIPPYPGTPGTPGTPGHPGTPGIPGTPPIPPYPGTPGHPGTPGTPGTPPIPPYPGTPGTPGTPGHPGTPGIPGTPPIPPYPGTPGTPGYPGTPGTPGTPGHPGTPGTPGTPPIPPRPGTPGTPGIPGIPGTPGTPGTPPIPPYPGAPGTPGHPGTPGIPGRPGIPPTPPHPGTPGQPGKPGHPGTPGYPGFPGTSQPGHPPYPGYPPYPEGPIGGVGPDGPNGPWPNGPDGPAGPGGPEGPGGPGGPVGGVGGVGGVGGDGGVGPDGPDGPWPTGSPGPDGPWPGDPDYVPGVKPTSRPRHEGPVKVEYPLKYYEPTTPATEHFDQPFYGSYGQKQTDRLTSHSKIASEFTKNESLDETYEKNVEPTAPVYPTKISSPFGVKDTRFQDQYRKFGYHSGQVNQNADEVNSLLETQRKEAQKYSGQENKSNVDGVKKVFPAEKPQGPYNAKYFGQEKYQETSREDRKYTQQVTKVSQPIRYNPIVQVETNKSTYEGTGGHPNVKYQSSNGGNAALIKQVNELSEPIEQNPGFGAIGVHPPTNAKPYQQSVGPDPQTCPCYLLDTANGTMSTTSTTSIPLIGQLGFIPVVFVPYCPGVDETDSQNMKDMFPSAMPIPYACDACNSQSGKLEMKLLSLNQLGSVETLKEALRQAKLGFLNVSVRDRTDRRRSKSRNVK, from the exons ATGCTCGGCCGTTTGCGCGCCGCTTTCTTCAGCCTG GTGATTGCCACATCGCTGTTGCAATGCACTCAGCAGCAAGGAAGCAGGCAGAACAGAGAAGTGGTACTGAACATCAGTGATGATCAAAAAACTCAATACTTGAACCAAGACTTCTACTCAA ATGCATATAATTATGGTTACGAAATCAGCCCGAGTGGACAGTTTCATCACGAAGTACGTGGGCCAGATGACATAACATATGGATGCTACGGGTACATAGATCcatatggaaaattgaaaacaacGTTCTACATAAGTGACGGGTGGGGATACCGTGTGGTACAACCCGGCAATGCAGTTGAATTATTCCATCACGAGCATGAACATCATCACGATGATTCGAATCATGAAGACCATGGCGATCATGATCATCACGATCATCATGGTGTAATTACGGAATGGAGGGACTTGTTTTTCCCTGAAATTTGCAGACACTTTGATGGCACAGGTAGCGGTCCAGTTAAACCGCCTGGAG GTCCGGGCACGGATGGTTCAAGCATTGGAGCAACACCGGTACGACCAGGACAACCTCAATATCCACAACCACCAGATTATCCTGCACAACCCG GATATCCAGGATATCCAGGAACGCCTGGAATACCGGGAACACCAGGCACACCTGGAGCACCAGCCAAACCGGGAACACCACCGCAACCGGCATATCCTGGCACACCTGGAACACCAGGAATACCGGGTATACCAGGAACACCAGGTACGCCAGGCACATCACCACAACCTGGATACCCAGGAACACCCGGAACACCTGGACACCCTGGAACACCTGGAACACCAGGGACACCAGGAAATCCACCACAACCTGGGCATCCTGGAACACCTGGAATTCCGGGAATACCTGGAACACCAGGAACGCCACCACAGCCCGGACATCCTGGAACACCGGGACATCCAGGTACGCCAGGAACACCAGGCACTCCAGGAACGCCAGGATTCCCACCAACACCGGGACATCCAGGTACACCCGGAACATCAGGCACACCAGGAATTCCAGGATTTCCACCGAAACCTGGACGTCCAGGAACACCAGGACATCCAGGTACGCCAGGCACACCAGGCACACCAGAAACGCCAGGAATTCCGCCAAGACCTGGACACCCTGGTACACCCGGCACCCCAGGAACACCAGGAACGCCAGGATTCCCACCAACACCTGGACATCCAGGTACACCCGGAACCCCAGGAACACCAGGAACGCCAGGATTCCCACCAACACCTGGACATCCAGGTACACCCGGAACTCCAGGCACACCAGGAACGCCAGGACTCCCACCAACACCAGGACATCCAGGTACGCCAGGCACTCCAGGCACACCAGGCGTACCGGGAACGCCAGGAATTCCACCGAGACCTGGACACCCTGGTACACCCGGCACCCCAGGAACACCAGGAACGCCAGGATTCCCACCAACACCAGGACACCCAGGTACGCCAGGCACACCAGGCACACCAGGCACACCAGGAAGGCCAGGAATTCCACCGAGACCTGGACACCCTGGTACACCCGGAACCCCAGGTACACCAGGAACGCCAGGATTCCCACCAACACCTGGACATCCTGGTACACCCGGAACTCCAGGCACACCAGGAACGCCAGGAATTCCACCAACACCAGGACACCCAGGTACGCCAGGCACACCAGGCACACCAGGCGCACCAGGAACGTCAGGAATTCCACCGAGACCTGGACACCCCGGTACACCCGGAACCCCAGGAACACCAGGCACGCCAGGATTCCCACCAACGCCTGGACAACCCGGTACACCCGGAACCCCAGGAACACCAGGAACGCCAGGATTCCCACCAACACCTGGACATCCAGGTACACCCGGAACTCCAGGCACACCAGGAACGCCAGGACTCCCACCAACACCAGGACATCCAGGTGCGTCAGGCACTCCAGGCACACCAGGCGCACCGGGAACGCCCGGAATTCCACCGAGACCTGGACACCCTGGTACGCCAGGCACACCAGGCACACCAGGAACGCCAGGAATTCCATCGAGACCTGGACACCCTGGTACACCCGGATCTCCAGGATTTCCACCGAAACCTGGGCACCCTGGTACACCCGGAACCCCAG GCACACCAGGAACACCAGGAATTCCATCGAGACCTGGACACCCTGGTACACCAGGCATTCCAGGAACTCCAGGTTACCCTCCGACACCTGGGCACCCTGGTACACCACCACAGCCAGGACATCCTGGGACACCAGGACATCCAGGTACGCCAGGCACACCAGGCACACCGGGAACTCCAGGTTTCCCACCGACACCTGGACACCCTGGTACACCAGGCATTCCAGGAACTCCAAGTTACCCTCCGACACCTGGGCACCCTGGTACACCACCACAGCCAGGACATCCTGGAACACCGGGACATCCAGGTACGCCAGGCACACCAGGCACACCGGGAACTCCAGGTTTCCCACCGACACCTGGACACCCTGGTACACCAGGCATTCCAGGAACTCCAGGTTACCCTCCGACACCTGGGCACCCTGGTACACCACCACAGCCAGGACATCCTGGGACACCGGGACATCCAGGTACGCCAGGCACACCAGGCACACCGGGAACTCCAGGTTTCCCACCGACACCTGGACACCCTGGTACACCAGGCATTCCAGGAACTCCAGGTTACCCTCCGACACCTGGGCACCCTGGTACACCACCACAGCCAGGACATCCTGGAACTCCGGGTCATCCAGGTACGCCAGGCACACCAGGAACGCCAGGAACTCCAGGATTTCCACCGAAACCGGGACATCCAGGAACACCGGGACATCCAGGTACACCGGGAACTCCAGGTTTTCCACCACAACCTGGACACCCAGGAACACCAGGAAGACCACCACAGCCAGGTCATCCTGGAATTCCAGGCACACCGGGCACGCCGGGAACGCCACCGCAACCAGGACATCCAGGAACACCAGGAATCCCACCACAACCCGGACATCCTGGAACACCGCCACAACCTGGTCATCCCGGAATACCTGGAACTCCAGGATACCCCGGATATCCTGGAACACCGGGAGCACCGGGAACGCCACCACAACCCGGACATCCAGGAACTCCAGATACCCCAGGAATTCCACCAAGGCCTGGGTACCCTGGTTTTCCTGGAACGCCGGGTACGCCAGGCACACCTGGTATACCCGGTACCCCTGGAATCCCACCACGACCTGGACATCCAGGAATGCCTGGCACTCCAGGTACACCCGGTACACCTGGCACACCGGGTATACCAGGTACCCCTGGAATTCCGCCACGACCAGTACATCCTGGAATCCCAGGAACACCTGGAACTCCTGGCATTCCAGGCACCCCAGGTACACCAGGAATACCGCCACGACCCGGTCATCCCGGAAAACCAGGAAAACCCCCACACCCTGCACACCCCGGAATACCTGGAACACCTGGCATACCGGGCACACCGGGAACTCCTGGATTTCCACCACAACCGGGCCATCCCGGAATACCAGGTAGTCCAGGATACCCTGGATATCCTGGGACACCGGGTACACCCGGAGCGCCACCGCAACCCGGTCATCCTGGAACACCGGGAACGCCACCGTATCCCGGACACCCTGGTACACCAGGCGTACCACCACAACCTGGATATCCAGGAACATCACCACAACCCGGACATCCTGGAATACCTGGAACTCCAGGCACTCCAGGAATACCAGGTACACCAGGAACACCACCGCAACCTGGACATCCTGGTACACCAGGAATTCCAGGACACCCTGGATATCCCGGTTATCCTGGTGCACCAGGAGCACCGCCTCAACCCGGATTTCCTGGCACTGACGGCATACCTGGAACACCTGGGCATCCCGGAGCACCATCACAACCTGGATATCCTGGCCATCCTGCATACCCTGGAAGTCCCGAAGGTCCTGGTACCCCTGGAACGCCATCACAACCTGGATACCCTGGATACCCCGGTTACCCTGGCACACCTGGTACTCCTGGTGTACCTGGAAAGCCTGGAAGACCCGGCAAGCCTGGTAAACCTGGCAAACCCGGCAAACCTGGCCATCCTGGTACTGTGCATCCGACTCCTCCGTACCCGGGTGAAGGTAGTACGGAAACGGTCCCTGGAAGTCCTTCATATCCCCCTTATCCTGGTTCCCCTGCTGAGCCAGTAACTCCGTCCTATCCGCCGTACCCCGGACATCCTGGTCCTGTTGGACCACCTGCTTCTCCCGGAACGCCTGGCATACCCGGACACCCAGGTAGACCAGGAAAGCCTGGTAAACCTGGCCACCCATCCCATCCAGAATATCCTGGTAGTCCTGGAATACCTGGCACACCTGGATATCCTGGAAGTCCCGGTGTACCTGGTTCCCCCGGAATTCCTGGAAAACCTGGAAAACCCGGTAAACCTGGAAAGCCTGGAACACCACCTGTTCCATCGCATCCTGGCCATCCTGGATTTCCTGGTCATCCTGGAACTCCAGGTACTCCTGGAACTCCTCCCACACCGCCCCACCCTGGTACTCCGGGTACACCAGGCATTCCCGGTATACCTGGAACACCAGGCACACCAGGAACGCCGCCAATTCCACCATACCCTGGTACCCCCGGTACCCCTGGTATACCAGGGCATCCTGGCACACCTGGCACTCCTGGAACTCCGCCAGTACCTCCATATCCGGGCACTCCAGGGCATCCTGGAATTCCTGGTCATCCTGGAACACCAGGTACTCCTGGAACTCCCCCCATACCGCCCCCTCCTGGTACGCCAGGCACACCCGGCATTCCCGGTATACCTGGAACACCAGGCACACCCGGAACGCCGCCAATTCCACCATACCCTGGTACCCCAGGCACTCCTGGCACCCCCGGACATCCCGGAACCCCTGGAATTCCTGGAACGCCGCCGATACCCCCATATCCTGGCACTCCTGGTCATCCGGGAACTCCAGGTACTCCTGGAACTCCACCAATTCCACCATATCCTGGTACCCCAGGCACTCCTGGCACCCCCGGACATCCCGGAACTCCTGGAATTCCTGGAACGCCGCCGATACCCCCATATCCTGGCACTCCTGGTCATCCGGGAACTCCAGGTACTCCTGGAACTCCACCAATTCCACCATATCCTGGTACCCCAGGCACTCCTGGCACCCCCGGACATCCCGGAACCCCTGGAATTCCTGGAACGCCGCCGATACCCCCATATCCTGGCACTCCTGGAACTCCTGGTTACCCTGGAACCCCCGGTACTCCTGGAACTCCTGGTCACCCTGGAACCCCAGGTACTCCTGGAACTCCGCCGATACCGCCTCGCCCTGGTACTCCGGGCACACCAGGCATTCCCGGTATACCTGGAACACCAGGTACCCCCGGAACGCCGCCAATACCGCCATATCCTGGTGCCCCAGGAACTCCCGGACATCCTGGAACACCTGGTATTCCCGGACGTCCAGGCATTCCTCCTACTCCACCACATCCAGGAACTCCTGGTCAACCAGGTAAACCTGGTCATCCTGGTACTCCAGGCTATCCGGGTTTCCCTGGAACGTCACAACCAG GTCATCCTCCGTATCCAGGATATCCACCGTACCCTGAAGGTCCAATAGGAGGTGTTGGTCCCGATGGTCCCAACGGTCCATGGCCGAATGGCCCAGATGGTCCCGCAGGTCCAGGAGGTCCTGAAGGACCTGGAGGTCCCGGAGGTCCTGTTGGTGGTGTCGGAGGGGTTGGAGGTGTAGGCGGCGATGGAGGCGTTGGACCTGATGGGCCAGACGGTCCGTGGCCAACTGGGTCTCCTGGTCCTGACGGACCATGGCCAGGCGATCCAGATTATGTCCCTGGAGTAAAGCCTACATCTCGACCTCGACATGAAGGGCCTGTCAAAGTAGAATACCCTCTAAAATATTACGAACCTACTACACCAGCTACCGAACACTTCGACCAACCATTTTACGGAAGCTACGGCCAAAAGCAAACAGATCGACTAACTTCACACTCCAAAATTGCGTCAGAATTTACCAAGAACGAATCGTTGGATGAGACTTACGAGAAGAACGTCGAGCCCACAGCTCCAGTGTATCCAACTAAAATAAGCAGCCCGTTCGGTGTGAAGGATACGCGATTCCAAGATCAATACAGAAAATTCGGTTACCATTCGGGTCAAGTAAATCAAAACGCGGACGAAGTTAACTCCTTGTTGGAAACGCAGCGGAAGGAGGCCCAGAAGTATTCCGGTCAAGAGAACAAAAGCAACGTCGACGGTGTGAAGAAAGTCTTTCCCGCGGAAAAACCTCAAGGCCCCTACAACGCGAAATACTTCGGTCAAGAGAAATACCAGGAAACTTCCCGTGAGGATCGCAAGTACACTCAACAGGTTACTAAAGTGAGTCAACCTATTCGATATAATCCGATCGTTCAGGTAGAGACAAACAAGTCCACATATGAAGGCACCGGTGGTCATCCAAATGTAAAGTATCAATCATCAAATGGGGGCAATGCGGCACTGATTAAACAGGTAAACGAATTATCCGAGCCGATTGAGCAAAATCCCGGGTTCGGTGCAATAGGAGTTCATCCTCCGACCAATGCAAAGCCCTATCAGCAATCAGTAGGGCCAGACCCGCAAACCTGTCCTTGTTACCTTCTCGATACAGCCAATGGTACTATGAGCACCACAAGCACGACATCCATTCCCCTCATTGGTCAGCTTGGCTTTATTCCCGTGGTATTCGTACCATACTGTCCGGGCGTTGACGAAACGGACAGTCAAAACATGAAAGACATGTTCCCCTCCGCAATGCCTATACCGTACGCGTGCGACGCATGCAATTCGCAAAGCGGAAAGCTCGAAATGAAGCTTCTTAGCCTGAATCAGCTTGGCAGCGTAGAGACTTTGAAGGAGGCGTTGCGGCAAGCGAAACTTGGATTTTTGAATGTTTCAGTTCGGGATCGAACCGACAGGCGAAGATCGAAGAGTCGGAACGTCAAGTGA